aaaaatgaaagtaGACGAaaaggaaattgaaaatttgcctCGAATCGCACAAATTGGAATGTAATTCAGCCTTTAACATTTAGCATTTGATAAGACATgagcaaaaacattttctcagtgttttttttttttttttcagttttagtttttcagtttttcatgggttttctttttgtttgaatCGGTTATTCGCTAGATGAAAAAGTTGTATGTGTTTTATGTGTAGGTAAATCAAAATCATattcaatataatatattgtaaATCGAAAAGTTAATTAGGCGCAATGTCCATtccatttgtgttttttaaataattgaatttaaaagttaattatacaaaattatgaTGTGGGGGGGTAGGGGGGGTCGTGGAGATTGGAATAGGACTCTCTTCcgctcactctcactctccctcactctctctctgccactctctgcctctctcttgctctcacTCGCATACTCACTTGATTCGGCCGGCGATGGCGGATTTAGCGTATCGGGACTTATGCAAtccgatggcgatggcgatcgCTCCCGTTTTGTGGTTATGTGCCCCAGGCCCAGCGAGAGACCCGCCGCATGGCTCAGTGAATCGGATCGATGGCCGAGGCCGCCGGCGTGCCCCAAATGGGTGCCGGGCAGGCTGTCGGGTATGTTGTTCTCCGACAAGAACTCGTCCAGGTCCGCATACTGCATACGAAAAGAATTTGCAAAGATTGTAATGTCACATgtgccacaaaatgttgcatacAAAATTGGCAGCAGCCgaaacagcaaacaacaaactcAACAATCAACACAGCCGGGCAAGTGTAGTGTAGTGTGTAATTACTTAATTACTAGCTGCTAATTTAATTACTTCCATTGGGCAGAGACTTGGGGTGCAAAATTAAAACTGTTCGCCataaataattacaattacTCAAATAATTAcgtgtttaattaaaattcaattattgaATGTATTTACGGGTGACTTAATTAACTTCAATAATTGCAGgtaattaagttaattataattttttgatgaaatttcagataattattttcaaaaattaattaattaacttttaattcaagtaattgaatttataaGTCATTTCTCTATTTGTGCATAATTACTTAAGTAATTACCACACATTGCCTAAGTAATTGCATTTcttagtattatttttttttataatttagtttaatCTAATTTTTTgacataatatttttatatatgtattactCTAGTCTTTATGATTTAAAGGCGTAGTAACTAAACTTATTAGAATGCCCACATAGTTAATTGAGTGTTGCGCCTTTCAGGCATAATTACTCAAATAATTACAGAAAGATACCAAGATACCTTTTTTTATACGATTTAGTTAGTTTTGTCTACTTGTAAGGCATATTTAGTCAAGTACCCACAAATAATTCCTGAAGTATTTACACTTTCAAGCGAGTAATTAAGTAATTAAACTTCTTTGGCTCTCATTACTGAAGTACTTGTGTGGGTAATTAAGAAGTAATTAAATATCGCATGTAATTATTGCAAATCTTGTGTAGGGTGTAAGTAAATTGCTTGTGTTAGTCAATTTGCAATGGAAGACACAAACTGTACAGTATTTATACAATATGATGAGAATACAATTCTCGCACTACGTAAAGCACCAAATTCGTGTTAATTTCGGGTGTGTGccagtctgtgtgtgtgtgctgtttcgcttgttgtgtgtgtgtgtgtgtgtgtgtgtgtgtgtgtgtgtgtggtaggGAAAAGGGTAATTGTGTTGGCGGGGGGTGTAGTAAAAACAGACGCAGCCACTACGCAGCGATGAATATGATACTAACTTGTGTTACCTTGAGGTCAGCATCGTAGGGCAAGGTTTTGTCCCACAAATTTGGGCCGAGAAATGCCGTTTGGGCCTCAACATTCCAAATGTCGCCCTCCTCTTTGTATTTATCATCCGGGCAGATGATTTCTTTGCTATTCGATGTGGATTTGCCTGCAAAGAGAAAACACAcaaatgtattaaatatatatacaatatatatacagtttTTATACGTGAACATTTTGAATGCTAACCAAGGGCaaagttaaaagtttttattatttttgcccAACAAATTAATCACAGGCTGACGACGACAAATGGCACTGATAAGGTTTAGTGTTTTTCcaataaaatagtttttgcAATCATTTGTAGAGTAGCTTTGTTTTATATTCGAGTGCACATAGTAAATGATAAGGGCCTGAGCACTACTTGGGCAGCTGTCTGTAAAGTGGGTCAAAACAGCGTCTCCAACAAACGCACACGGCACACATGCAAACGCATCAATTatcaaacacatacatacacacatacatagatatatatttgaagcTGGGCAATTCTTTTTGGCAAACTGCCCAAAAGAAAGGAGAAACAAAGCGAAAAGATGAAAAAATGCTCACAATTTCCGCATGCGCTTCGAACGGCAAACAAAACACAGCCGAAAACAAACACAAGCCGCCAGAGCGAGACAGCTAAACAAGTCAGGCAAAACCAACAAACCAAACGCAAACAAAAGAGGAAGCAGCTTTGCTggcaggcagtcagtcaggcaGGCAGCGCAGTCAGCagcgcagccagcagcagctaaaagcGAAAGTGAAATTTCAGCTTTCAACGGATTTTTATCGTTGCTCTGCGCGCTCGCAACGCACTCAAAAAAAGCTGCACTCAGCTGACGCTGCGCAGGCGCAGCTGAGCgtacttttgctgctgccgttggctGCGCTGctgactgcgacggcgacgctGACGGCGGCTATCACTGTTAAGCATTAGGCGCAGCGCTCTTTGATTTCTTGCACATTTTACAGGCAAACGAGTTTGGCCGAAGTCTGCGCCGACGCCGTCGCCGTCGGCAGAAACCAGTTGTCGTCGTGCagcgcgttgttgttgttgttgttgcttttttctttctttcttttttttttttgttggtttcgCTTGCATTAGTTTCCGCTTTCTTATTCACTCTCACTTTCATTTGCGAAGTTTTTACTGTTGCTTTTTAGGCGAACGGGCAACTATTGCGAAATTTTATGCCATGTtgcgacggcaacggcgacgtcgacgttgacgGCGACCACATTTCTGGTCTGTGGCAGTGAagtaatattttcttttcttttcattgcTTTTCTTtactagttgttgttgttgttattttttaatgcCGCTGGCAGCGAAGCGTAAGTGAAAAGTGCGCAagtgtttgttgcatgtgaaTTGTGAAGTAATAGCCACAAATCAGgcggcaaacacacacacacacacacacacacacacacacacacacacaaaattagGACTTGCAAATCTGCAAGCGGgccaacgcggcgtatgaacaacttttcatttggctttttaattagacatttgcatttgatgtttGATGGGGACTTTTTTTAGCGCAGGGATTTATGTTTGGGAAATTTTTATATGCGGGCTTTTTATcaacagagcgagagagagagagagagggaaattAACAGCCGAGAAGTGGAGTTGACTCAAAGGTTAAGCGCAAGCGCAAAAAGGATGcaagtaaagaaaaaataacagTACTTAATGAAAAAACTCAcattaaaagtaataaaaggAACTTTAAACaagacaagcaaaaaaaaaaaactcaaagcACAAGACAAAAGTTGCGTgcggcaaaacaaaaatgaacaacaacataaaatggaaaacaagaaaaaaactgaaaaacaaaaatttaccGTTTGCCTTGCAAATGAAACCCAAAAATGGAGATTTCCTGCCTGTAAGAACAGaagaaaaatgaaagataGAAAGAAGagcaaatacaatatttacagCTAGTGTGAAACGCAAcggaacgaaacgaaaacgaaacgaaatggaatggaatggagTGAAATGTATAAGCAAACAGAAGACACATAGAAAATGTAGCTAAGCAGGGCTTGGCGCAGGCTGTGCGTGtgagatacttttgtatctttttGCATGcgagatacttttgtatctttttGCGCGCGCAACTTGTATCTCGAATGTCACTTTCACTGGGCGCTCTCAGGCAACAGGAGCAACAGAATCTGGCGCAGGGTTTATTTTTAGCACAACGTTGCGTCGATCGGCCCGgcttttgctttggctttggcttttggctcGGTTTCGTTTACGGTTTCTCTTGCCAATTTAAGTGGGTCAACGATGCGTCAATGTTGCGGCtgattttgctgttgttgttgtttctttttttagcttttattttttggagGGGCCCAGCAACAAAGCGCGCTGCGTTTTGTAGTCCGCGCACTTTTTatgggcttttttttttggagtttctcgtttgtaattaaaataatttgcataattttcgtgtctcttttttgcatttggtttccgttgcttttttttgtttgggttatttttttttttttttggtaacaGTTTCATTGGAAAAGGCCCGCTTAACTTTTCTTAAGCCAGGCCTACGACAACAAAATGTATGCTCTTTCTTGGgtgaaaataaattcatttactttctttatttttgttttttttgtggcttcaTAATTTGTTACTGTCcgctattattattaatattatttctataAATTGTTAGCCTCTGGCCTGTGCCTTTGTTGTGTTAATGGACAGCGCGAGCTGGtcaccatttttttttatttttttttgtggtcttTGATGtaggttgttgtttttttgttttttattattattttaatgccGCATTAAACTTTCACTTTTACTGTTTCCATTTAGTACGAAGCTGCGCGAGTTTTGGGAAACATGTGACAGCCGCGGACTTTTGACTAGTTGCACACAGATTTATGTGGCCCAAAGCtggcaaacaaatgcaaatgtcatTAGGCCAGAACAGAAGGCAATTGAAGACAAGCTGAGTATTttataaactaattaattataGCAATACCATGAAAATATGACCTCAATTCGCCTTAAAGTATTTTCtgtaaattgattaatttaacaaaaaaccaaaagtttgcattttgctttgttcaatttgatttcgtttacatccgtttccaagcaataaAATCGACTGCCCTTACAGCCAGCCCTCCCCCTCCGCCGTCACCCTTCCAGCTACCAATGCTGACTGCATTTTAAAGCAGGCCTCGCATTAAAATGAAAGTGAGAGTAAAATCTCctgcaagcaacaacaacagcccaaACAAGTCGCTGCGGATGAACAGCAAAGATAAAACCCCGAAAAACCcaatcaaattgaatgaaaaccGGTTCCCAAAGTCACAAGCCAaatgcaaaagaaaagaaaagaaaagaaacgaaagaaagagaacaacaacagcaacaagaagaagaagaagcagcagcgaaTTCTAAGCACGCAAATGTAGAACAAAAGCGCGACCAGAGACCCCGACATTGACATCCAAGTGAGTTTACAtagtgtgcctgtgtgtgtgtgtgtgtgtgtagaagtATTTCTAAAAgtgagcatgtgtgtgtgtgtgtgcgtgtgcccaGGCCAAGCAGCTGTGACTTTTTCAGCACACTTTCAGCTAGTTTTGCAGTAGCTCGTACGGTTGGTTATGCAATGCaagtgtattattattattatttttttttttgttttacgtTTTTCTGAGTCCAGCTCAACAATTGAGACAACGCTGGGCACGTACAGCGCAGTCGCTGCCTTTGCACGCCCCTTTCACCTGTCTCAACgggtcgctgtcgccgtcggcgtcggcgttggcGTTCGCGTCGCTGTTGGCGCAtgcgtcgcgtcgcgtcgcgtcgcgtcgaTGGCGCAATTGCGGTAATTTTTAACagcaatgttgttgttgctgttgctgttgccgttgctgttgttgttgcttgtgctGTGCTGTATTACATGGCACTCGTTTATGGCTCTGCTGGCTCTTGTTTTGTTTGACTGCCTTTTGCTGAAGTGCAGAAAGTGTAACACTTTCGATTGTTGTGCTGtctctagttgttgttgctgttgttgctgttgttgttgctgttgttgtagctgttgttgctgttgttgttgctgtgcattGCATTCATTCCGCATTCGCGCTCATTTGCATagcgcgtttttttttttttttttgatgtagcacttttatgtttaatttctgttttattttaccctcttttgtttttttcgctatgcacaaaattaattatgtgTGGGAAAATGTGTTGGCCACATTTGATTTCCGGGCTTGTTAGCATAAAAAGCGCTTTTGTCATGGCCCAAACTAAAGCTCGGGCAGCCTATGCTCGCCTCTGGGCACTTGGCACCATAAAATTTGTCTCTTTGGTTAACTTTTAATTGCgctggttttttttattttttttttgccaaactCTTGCTTGGCTAGTTTAATTTTCCTAACGGCATTTCGATTAGCATTCGCtttcttttgtaatatttttgaatttattttgaagTTGTGATACCGCGtagatttcattttttcttctaTGTAATTTGCAGAACCTCAAATAGCAAGAGTATTCCTGTATTCCTGTCTCCCTCTTACGTTGCTTTTCATTCTGCTgttgagaatcgcatagagcGTCGATGTTATTTAACAGTATGGAATTACATTTCTGTGCTCCTTCTTTTTcttactctctctccctttcgcTAGTTTTCATTCATTCCGTCTATTAAGGTCTCATTTACTCTTACTTCTCTTCTTTTCAACACATTTGTTGTAGATAACTTTAGTTGAAGAATAGTTTTTAACTAACTGCATTGATTCATTAACACGAAATGCTTCACCTGATGGCTAATTGGctttaaaaacattaaacagCGAATATGACAGCGATGTTGCAATAGTTTAATTGCAAAACTGGAAAACTGTGAAACTGTTACAGAGCGAAAGTGAAAATAATGTTCACGCCACGCCCATCGCATTGAGGACACGATTTGTAACATATTTGCTGGAGACACGGATAGACAAAgcgaaagagcgagagagagagagagagagggttaGATGAATACCtgcctctcgctctctttctctattttATGTCTACCCCCAACATTAgccgcaatttgttgttgctgttgagtgAAAGAAAGCCGCCGGCGTCGTGCAGTTAATTAGCCAAAATAAGGAAGCAGACTATAATGATAATCATAGCCTGGCATATCGCGAGCGCTATAAAATTACAGCCCCATAAAACAGTAAATAAAAGACAGAGGGGGAAAAAAAAGCCAGCAGACACCGAAACCCAAATACAACTTCAAAAATTGGCTACAAATATGCGGGGCACGCAGGCGCGGGGCGTGGCTGTAAAAcgtaatcaaaaaaaaaaaaaaacaagatattCAATCAACACAAAAGTGTGTAAAAAATCAACTGAAAAGCGcttctggtttttttttttggcagctaCAAAGAGACAGACGCAACGGACGGAACAGGAGCGACGACGTGTGAAATggtaacaattaaaaaaaagaagaaaaaataaacaaaaaaaagattgctcatacgccgcgtggtGCGTTTGGGCATTCGGTCTGTCGCTTCGGGCCGTCACTTTCACTGATATTTTCCAAACGAACATTCGTTGTTTCTCACCTGAACACTAAACGATGCCGCATTTTGCACGTTTCTTGCACGATTGCgcaacaacagttgctgctgctgctgctgctgcccccgggacaacagcaacagcaattgcaggcggcggcggcggcaatcAGTGCAGTTAGCAAGACGGGTAGCTCGTGTTTTGGCTCGAGCTCGGACTCGGGCTGGTTGCCTTTTGATTGAACGTAACTGTAATACGTTGCATTTTGGCAGTACGTTCAGTGTATCTGGGTGAGTGTGTGacgacgtcgactgcgccaACAAAAGCCAATTAGCCAATTTGTCATGTCTGCGGCACATGCGCGAAAtgcaattcaaattttgttggATAAACGCGTTTTGTGGCCAACAGCACGCAAGGAAGTTGCCGTCGAGCGTCGAGCGATTATTGTGCTCAAATTTTACACTCTCTCACGGCAACTCTGTTAATCAGCAAAAAGTGCTAAATTctagaagcagaagaagacaCACGACACGAGCCGAACGTGTACTTGACCAGCAAAATGGTTCAATTCATGAATCGCACATTACACAGCTGTAGATTAGCTCAACAACTCGCAGGTTCAGTACGAAATCAGAATacgaataaaataataataaacataatgCCCCACTATAAGACAGGGTCTGGCAAGAAAAGCTTAAACTAAGCAAATAGATAAAATATCTACAAGTTTTCAGCAGCTTAAATTATTTCACAaggctttaaaaaaaattgcatttgaataaactttaaatatttaaattaataattcgAATTTCGCAAGAtaacaaaattttgcattcaatttctaatcttTTAGATTATTTaacaagacaaaaaaaaataatttaaataatttgacaaaaaagaaaacatttttataaaatttctcATTGCTTcaattaattcatttaaaatactTGGCAAGAcgaaaaaaatgcatttcaaatattgcaaaagatataaaattataaataaataattaaaataatttcgaCAGGTAAATAAAAATCCCTTTAAATTCCAAATCACAAAATTATTTCGCAAGACAgaaatttctaatcatttgaaatatttcgCAACGCAGAAGAATAAAATACACCCATTAAATTTCTAAACAAAACtttcgaaaataaaattgtgcaTTTTTGGTATGAATCAAATGATGTTTCCCAAAAGCAGAAGCAACAGCTACACAAATCTCGTTGCCAACAGCCAAAggccaaaactaaaaaaatggaaaatgacaaaaaataaaaaaatacaaaaacaaaattaaataaaatgccagaaaaaattattcaaaaaaaaaaaaaaaaacgaagacgaaagaaatgaatttaaaaaactgCCGAAAAAAGTGAAAGTTCATTTTTGTGATGTTGCGGAGCCGGCAACGGAgcgagggaggggggggggggggggagcgAGGGGCAGGGGCAGAGCAGCTGACGTCGGCGTCGCTCAATGAAAGTAAAAACGCATTTTGGgcagccaaaaaaacaaaaataaaaataaaacaaagtcaaatgaatgttgttgttgctggacaCTTATTAATTATGCGGCAATGTCACACGAGGAGAGGGGGCAATGAGACAGGGAGGGAGTTGGGAGTGGactttggcaaaaaaaaacacacacaaaaattgcCCTTTTGTGCGATTGTTTTTTTCAGTTTGCTTTTTGTATTTGCGGCTAGGCCGTAAAAACCGGGCTTTTATCTCGGCCATAAAGTCAGATAAAAGCTGTGATAACAAAAGGCCGCAGCTGGACTCAAGACTCGAGTCGCGGCTTTGTTcgaaactaaataaaacaaaagttggcgttttttttttgggcatttcAACCCGACCGAAACGAAAGTTGTCTGAAAATGTCGCGGGCCAACAAGTTGCCAGCTCGGTGGCCCTTCGAgtcaaaaactgaaaactgaaagcAAAAGTGATTGTGACTGCGATTGCGAGCGTTTGGCCAGAGCAGAGTCAAAGTCGGCGGATGTCAAAAGGTTTAGTTGAAAGTTGAGACTCTTCTGTCAGCAGCACCCACCAGCAGCCGCCATGCGGAAATGGGAAATGGAAAatgctggcaaaaaaaaaacaaaaacaaaaacaaaataaaacaacaaatagaaagaaaatGCCGCAATGAACCCATAGAGCGTTGCGTTGCGGCGTCTGTTGCACGTCATACGCAGAATTAGAAAAGGAAAAACTCGCCAATTTCAGACGGCGCCAATCGATATAAGCTGACTTTGACACCTACCTAATCAGGGTCATTAGCGGCCGTTAATTAGTCGAGCGTGCTATCAATTTGTGACAGAATGTGGCCAGAAGTGCCAGAGCTGACAAGGCCAACAACTAAGCCAAATACATGTCGCTTTGCCAACAAGCAAACGGTTTTAACTGCTTGGGAATTACAAGAGCCTGGTTGGTGAAAAGCTTACGCTTTGCTCAAGCTGACAAACATCTATTTTACATAAATGTGT
The sequence above is a segment of the Drosophila virilis strain 15010-1051.87 chromosome 3, Dvir_AGI_RSII-ME, whole genome shotgun sequence genome. Coding sequences within it:
- the Pdp1 gene encoding hepatic leukemia factor isoform X17, encoding MSDRERSSPTLIETGLKNLIGGRDGNYPLISGINGKSTSNSKEIICPDDKYKEEGDIWNVEAQTAFLGPNLWDKTLPYDADLKVTQYADLDEFLSENNIPDSLPGTHLGHAGGLGHRSDSLSHAAGLSLGLGHITTKRERSPSPSDCISPDTLNPPSPAESNELKDDKYWARRRKNNIAAKRSRDARRQKENQIAMRARYLEKENATLHQEVEQLKQENMDLRARLSKFQDV